Proteins from a genomic interval of Hoplias malabaricus isolate fHopMal1 chromosome 13, fHopMal1.hap1, whole genome shotgun sequence:
- the sec24b gene encoding protein transport protein Sec24B isoform X1: MSTPGYTNNLNSPYGVNPTQNGAAALHHHQHPPQPHRNGPDQTHPAMYPTSNYYGGLPPQGYPSVPAQGPPASSKAPLMNADYSTNYYHNSLTQPRAGPGSGPSPFPPPPVSQNPAQSLSTPNPPVSGAPQYPPQSFQQSTPYTMPASYYGPQYSTVSHGQQQQQQQSNLLPASSGTSLGTPMYPIVSYPSAPGNSQYGTLRSSHTVAGQPPISTMMPPPTQSALQQQQQQPYPQGKGAMPTPAQQGYGAPPLNQMATVNGQSNAVPQHYDQNPQAPAGSHYGRAPPGSEGPDGDHPPSGAPSTHSSPGRQQGLLYGGYAGNRAASSSTGLPGDHSSSSSDHEDEDEEDEEAGGDSSSTTTGSASPVPNSYESLEGGSYSGSSSAPPPADTAKQAPPFGYNYPTMQPGYQQSPAPRADSSPAHGGYNQPGYQPYSQQFPSLSQLSTALGGLSGVPELEVEALRPVNLLQERNILSPKPVTPPEPNLSSDLRKVNCSPDTFRCTLSCIPQTQALLNKARLPLGLLLHPFRDLTQLPVITSNTIVRCRSCRTYINPFVSFLDQRRWKCNLCYRVNDVPDEFMYNPVTRSYGEPHKRPEVQNSTVEFIASSDYMLRPPQPAVYLFLLDVSHNAVETGYLNVLCQSLLENLEKLPGDTRTRIGFLTFDSTIHFYNLQEGLSQPQMLVVSDINDVFIPTPDSLLVNLKESQELVKDLLNALPGMFSHTRETHSALGPALQAAYKLMSATGGRVTVFQTQLPTIGAGQLQSREDPNQRSSTKGVHHLGPATDFYKKLALDCSGQQIGVDLFLLSSQYSDMASLACMSKYSAGSIFYYPAFHHVHNSSQKVKLQKDLQRYLTRKIGFEAVMRIRCTKGLSIHTFHGNFFVRSTDLLSLANVNPDSGFAVQMSIDESLADTSLACFQAALLYTSSKGKRRIRVHTLCLPVVNQVSDLFAGADVQAITCLLANMAVDRSVSSSLSDARDALVNAVVDSLEAFRTNGSNLQPAGLIAPAGLRLFPLYVLALLKQKALRTGVSTRLDERVFSMCEFKSQPLRHMMRMVHPDLYRIDNLTEEGALQLNDRVIPQPSLLQLTAEKLTREGAFLMDCGSMMYLWVGKTCNETFIRDVLGCSNYASIPNNMTEIPELETASSVRTRAFVSWLQESRPFSAALYVLKDDPSTKSNFFQHLVEDRSESALSYYEFLLHIQQQMSK; encoded by the exons ATGTCTACGCCGGGTTACACCAACAATCTGAACTCGCCATACGGCGTAAATCCAACGCAGAACGGAGCCGCGGcgcttcatcatcatcaacatcctcCTCAACCTCATCGAAACG GTCCAGACCAGACACACCCAGCCATGTATCCTACTTCTAACTACTATGGCGGACTTCCTCCGCAGGGATATCCCTCTGTGCCTGCTCAGGGTCCCCCAGCATCAAGCAAAGCCCCCCTGATGAACGCTGATTATAGTACAAACTACTACCACAACAGCCTCACCCAGCCTAGAGCAGGACCAGGCTCAGGACCCTCTCCTTTTCCACCGCCGCCAGTTTCGCAGAACCCTGCTCAGTCTCTTTCTACTCCTAACCCCCCTGTCTCTGGAGCTCCTCAGTACCCACCTCAGTCTTTCCAACAGTCAACCCCATACACAATGCCAGCTAGCTACTATGGACCGCAGTATAGCACCGTTTCACATGGgcaacaacagcaacagcagcaatCAAACCTGTTGCCAGCCTCCAGTGGAACCAGTCTTGGTACCCCAATGTATCCCATCGTTTCCTACCCATCAGCCCCTGGGAACAGCCAGTATGGGACGCTAAGATCATCTCACACTGTTGCAGGGCAGCCACCCATCTCTACCATGATGCCACCACCGACCCAGAGTGctttgcagcagcagcagcagcagccgtATCCTCAGGGCAAAGGGGCCATGCCCACACCAGCTCAGCAGGGGTACGGAGCCCCACCCCTGAACCAAATGGCCACCGTCAATGGCCAGTCAAATGCAG ttccacagcatTATGACCAAAACCCCCAGGCTCCAGCTGGCTCTCATTATGGCAGAGCTCCTCCTGGCTCTGAGGGTCCTGATGGAGATCACCCACCCTCAGGGGCCCCCTCCACACACTCTTCACCAGGTCGCCAGCAAG GGCTGCTGTATGGTGGATATGCGGGCAATAGAGCTGCTAGTTCCTCCACAGGGTTGCCAGGTGACCACTCCTCATCCAGCTCTGACCACGAAGAcgaggatgaggaggatgaggaagCAG GTGGAGACAGTTCCTCCACTACTACAGGAAGTGCATCTCCTGTTCCAAACAGCTATGAGTCCTTGGAAGGAGGCAGCTATTCAG GCTCCTCCtctgctcctcctcctgctgACACGGCCAAACAAGCACCTCCCTTTGGCTACAACTATCCAACCATGCAGCCTGGTTACCAGCAAAGCCCAGCCCCCAGGGCAGACTCCTCCCCAGCACACGGAGGGTACAACCAACCTGGATATCAGCCATATTCGCAG CAGTTCCCCAGTTTGTCCCAGTTGTCAACGGCTCTGGGGGGTCTTAGTGGGGTTCCTGAGCTGGAGGTGGAAGCTCTTCGGCCGGTTAATCTCCTGCAGGAGAGAAACATTCTCTCGCCGAAACCCGTCACTCCACCTGAGCCCAATCTCAGCAGCGACTTGCGCAAAGTCAACTGCAGTCCAGA TACGTTCCGCTGCACTCTGAGCTGTATCCCTCAGACTCAGGCATTGCTGAATAAAGCCCGTCTGCCCCTGGGACTGTTGCTGCACCCTTTCAGAGACCTGACA CAGTTGCCAGTCATCACCTCTAATACTATTGTTCGCTGCCGTTCCTGTCGGACGTACATCAATCCGTTCGTGTCGTTCCTTGATCAGCGGCGATGGAAGTGCAACCTCTGCTACCGTGTCAACGATG TTCCTGATGAATTTATGTATAACCCAGTCACACGTTCCTATGGTGAACCTCATAAGAGACCAGAGGTTCAAAACTCCACTGTGGAGTTCATCGCCTCCTCAGACTACATG CTGCGGCCTCCTCAGCCTGCAGTGTACCTGTTTTTGTTGGATGTATCCCATAATGCTGTGGAGACAGGCTACCTGAATGTGCTGTGCCAGTCACTGCTGGAAAACCTGGAGAA ATTGCCAGGTGATACTCGGACCCGTATTGGGTTTTTGACGTTTGACAGCACCATCCATTTCTACAACCTGCAGGAGGGActctctcagccacagatgctggTGGTCTCTGATATCAATG ATGTGTTCATACCAACTCCAGACAGTCTACTGGTGAACCTGAAAGAGAGCCAAGAG CTGGTGAAGGACCTATTGAATGCATTGCCTGGGATGTTTTCACACACGCGAGAGACCCACAGTGCCCTGGGGCCAGCTCTGCAGGCGGCCTATAAGCTGATGTCAGCCACCGGAGGACGTGTGACTGTGTTCCAGACCCAGTTACCCACCATCGGAGCAGGACAGCTGCAGTCACGAGAAGACCCCAACCAAAGATCCAGCACCAAG GGTGTGCATCACCTTGGTCCTGCTACAGATTTCTATAAGAAGCTGGCTCTGGACTGTTCTGGGCAGCAGATAGGGGTCGATCTGTTCCTCCTCAGCTCCCAGTACTCAGATATGGCTTCTTTag CTTGTATGTCAAAGTATTCGGCTGGAAGTATCTTCTACTACCCAGCATTCCACCACGTTCATAACTCATCTCAGAAGGTGAAGCTGCAGAAAGACCTGCAGCGCTACCTCACCAGGAAGATCGGCTTTGAGGCTGTCATGAGGATCAGGTGCACCAAAG GGTTGTCTATCCACACATTTCATGGCAACTTCTTTGTGCGTTCCACTGATTTGCTGTCTCTGGCGAACGTGAACCCGGATTCCGGCTTTGCCGTGCAGATGTCTATAGACGAGAGTTTGGCAGACACGTCTCTAGCATGCTTCCAGGCGGCTCTACTTTATACATCCAGTAAAG GCAAACGACGAATCAGAGTGCACACCTTGTGTCTGCCGGTGGTGAATCAGGTCAGTGATCTCTTCGCTGGGGCGGATGTTCAAGCCATCACCTGCCTGCTCGCCAACATGG CCGTTGACCGCTCTGTCTCCTCCAGTCTGTCGGATGCTCGGGATGCACTGGTGAATGCGGTGGTAGATTCATTAGAAGCGTTCCGCACTAACGGATCCAATCTGCAGCCAGCTGGTCTCATCGCTCCTGCAGGCCTCCGCCTCTTCCCTCTATATGTGCTTGCTCTGCTCAAACAG AAAGCGCTGCGAACAGGGGTCAGCACACGGCTGGACGAGCGAGTGTTCTCCATGTGCGAGTTTAAGAGTCAGCCGCTGAGACACATGATGCGTATGGTCCACCCCGACCTGTACCGCATTGACAATCTGACTGAAGAg GGGGCGCTGCAGCTGAACGATCGGGTGATTCCCCAGCCTTCACTGCTGCAGCTCACAGCTGAAAAACTCACCAGAGAAGGAGCTTTCCTGATGGACTGTGGCAGC atgaTGTATCTCTGGGTGGGAAAGACCTGTAATGAGACATTCATACGTGACGTCCTGGGCTGCTCCAACTATGCTTCCATACCCAAcaacatg ACTGAGATTCCGGAGCTGGAGACTGCATCTTCAGTGAGAACCCGAGCCTTTGTGTCCTGGCTGCAGGAGTCGAGACCCTTTTCTGCTGCCCTCTATGTGCTGAA agATGACCCTTCTACAAAGAGCAATTTTTTCCAGCATTTGGTAGAGGATCGCTCCGAATCTGCATTGTCCTACTACGAGTTTTTGCTCCACATCCAGCAGCAGATGTCCAAATAG
- the sec24b gene encoding protein transport protein Sec24B isoform X2 encodes MSTPGYTNNLNSPYGVNPTQNGAAALHHHQHPPQPHRNGPDQTHPAMYPTSNYYGGLPPQGYPSVPAQGPPASSKAPLMNADYSTNYYHNSLTQPRAGPGSGPSPFPPPPVSQNPAQSLSTPNPPVSGAPQYPPQSFQQSTPYTMPASYYGPQYSTVSHGQQQQQQQSNLLPASSGTSLGTPMYPIVSYPSAPGNSQYGTLRSSHTVAGQPPISTMMPPPTQSALQQQQQQPYPQGKGAMPTPAQQGYGAPPLNQMATVNGQSNAVPQHYDQNPQAPAGSHYGRAPPGSEGPDGDHPPSGAPSTHSSPGRQQGGDSSSTTTGSASPVPNSYESLEGGSYSGSSSAPPPADTAKQAPPFGYNYPTMQPGYQQSPAPRADSSPAHGGYNQPGYQPYSQQFPSLSQLSTALGGLSGVPELEVEALRPVNLLQERNILSPKPVTPPEPNLSSDLRKVNCSPDTFRCTLSCIPQTQALLNKARLPLGLLLHPFRDLTQLPVITSNTIVRCRSCRTYINPFVSFLDQRRWKCNLCYRVNDVPDEFMYNPVTRSYGEPHKRPEVQNSTVEFIASSDYMLRPPQPAVYLFLLDVSHNAVETGYLNVLCQSLLENLEKLPGDTRTRIGFLTFDSTIHFYNLQEGLSQPQMLVVSDINDVFIPTPDSLLVNLKESQELVKDLLNALPGMFSHTRETHSALGPALQAAYKLMSATGGRVTVFQTQLPTIGAGQLQSREDPNQRSSTKGVHHLGPATDFYKKLALDCSGQQIGVDLFLLSSQYSDMASLACMSKYSAGSIFYYPAFHHVHNSSQKVKLQKDLQRYLTRKIGFEAVMRIRCTKGLSIHTFHGNFFVRSTDLLSLANVNPDSGFAVQMSIDESLADTSLACFQAALLYTSSKGKRRIRVHTLCLPVVNQVSDLFAGADVQAITCLLANMAVDRSVSSSLSDARDALVNAVVDSLEAFRTNGSNLQPAGLIAPAGLRLFPLYVLALLKQKALRTGVSTRLDERVFSMCEFKSQPLRHMMRMVHPDLYRIDNLTEEGALQLNDRVIPQPSLLQLTAEKLTREGAFLMDCGSMMYLWVGKTCNETFIRDVLGCSNYASIPNNMTEIPELETASSVRTRAFVSWLQESRPFSAALYVLKDDPSTKSNFFQHLVEDRSESALSYYEFLLHIQQQMSK; translated from the exons ATGTCTACGCCGGGTTACACCAACAATCTGAACTCGCCATACGGCGTAAATCCAACGCAGAACGGAGCCGCGGcgcttcatcatcatcaacatcctcCTCAACCTCATCGAAACG GTCCAGACCAGACACACCCAGCCATGTATCCTACTTCTAACTACTATGGCGGACTTCCTCCGCAGGGATATCCCTCTGTGCCTGCTCAGGGTCCCCCAGCATCAAGCAAAGCCCCCCTGATGAACGCTGATTATAGTACAAACTACTACCACAACAGCCTCACCCAGCCTAGAGCAGGACCAGGCTCAGGACCCTCTCCTTTTCCACCGCCGCCAGTTTCGCAGAACCCTGCTCAGTCTCTTTCTACTCCTAACCCCCCTGTCTCTGGAGCTCCTCAGTACCCACCTCAGTCTTTCCAACAGTCAACCCCATACACAATGCCAGCTAGCTACTATGGACCGCAGTATAGCACCGTTTCACATGGgcaacaacagcaacagcagcaatCAAACCTGTTGCCAGCCTCCAGTGGAACCAGTCTTGGTACCCCAATGTATCCCATCGTTTCCTACCCATCAGCCCCTGGGAACAGCCAGTATGGGACGCTAAGATCATCTCACACTGTTGCAGGGCAGCCACCCATCTCTACCATGATGCCACCACCGACCCAGAGTGctttgcagcagcagcagcagcagccgtATCCTCAGGGCAAAGGGGCCATGCCCACACCAGCTCAGCAGGGGTACGGAGCCCCACCCCTGAACCAAATGGCCACCGTCAATGGCCAGTCAAATGCAG ttccacagcatTATGACCAAAACCCCCAGGCTCCAGCTGGCTCTCATTATGGCAGAGCTCCTCCTGGCTCTGAGGGTCCTGATGGAGATCACCCACCCTCAGGGGCCCCCTCCACACACTCTTCACCAGGTCGCCAGCAAG GTGGAGACAGTTCCTCCACTACTACAGGAAGTGCATCTCCTGTTCCAAACAGCTATGAGTCCTTGGAAGGAGGCAGCTATTCAG GCTCCTCCtctgctcctcctcctgctgACACGGCCAAACAAGCACCTCCCTTTGGCTACAACTATCCAACCATGCAGCCTGGTTACCAGCAAAGCCCAGCCCCCAGGGCAGACTCCTCCCCAGCACACGGAGGGTACAACCAACCTGGATATCAGCCATATTCGCAG CAGTTCCCCAGTTTGTCCCAGTTGTCAACGGCTCTGGGGGGTCTTAGTGGGGTTCCTGAGCTGGAGGTGGAAGCTCTTCGGCCGGTTAATCTCCTGCAGGAGAGAAACATTCTCTCGCCGAAACCCGTCACTCCACCTGAGCCCAATCTCAGCAGCGACTTGCGCAAAGTCAACTGCAGTCCAGA TACGTTCCGCTGCACTCTGAGCTGTATCCCTCAGACTCAGGCATTGCTGAATAAAGCCCGTCTGCCCCTGGGACTGTTGCTGCACCCTTTCAGAGACCTGACA CAGTTGCCAGTCATCACCTCTAATACTATTGTTCGCTGCCGTTCCTGTCGGACGTACATCAATCCGTTCGTGTCGTTCCTTGATCAGCGGCGATGGAAGTGCAACCTCTGCTACCGTGTCAACGATG TTCCTGATGAATTTATGTATAACCCAGTCACACGTTCCTATGGTGAACCTCATAAGAGACCAGAGGTTCAAAACTCCACTGTGGAGTTCATCGCCTCCTCAGACTACATG CTGCGGCCTCCTCAGCCTGCAGTGTACCTGTTTTTGTTGGATGTATCCCATAATGCTGTGGAGACAGGCTACCTGAATGTGCTGTGCCAGTCACTGCTGGAAAACCTGGAGAA ATTGCCAGGTGATACTCGGACCCGTATTGGGTTTTTGACGTTTGACAGCACCATCCATTTCTACAACCTGCAGGAGGGActctctcagccacagatgctggTGGTCTCTGATATCAATG ATGTGTTCATACCAACTCCAGACAGTCTACTGGTGAACCTGAAAGAGAGCCAAGAG CTGGTGAAGGACCTATTGAATGCATTGCCTGGGATGTTTTCACACACGCGAGAGACCCACAGTGCCCTGGGGCCAGCTCTGCAGGCGGCCTATAAGCTGATGTCAGCCACCGGAGGACGTGTGACTGTGTTCCAGACCCAGTTACCCACCATCGGAGCAGGACAGCTGCAGTCACGAGAAGACCCCAACCAAAGATCCAGCACCAAG GGTGTGCATCACCTTGGTCCTGCTACAGATTTCTATAAGAAGCTGGCTCTGGACTGTTCTGGGCAGCAGATAGGGGTCGATCTGTTCCTCCTCAGCTCCCAGTACTCAGATATGGCTTCTTTag CTTGTATGTCAAAGTATTCGGCTGGAAGTATCTTCTACTACCCAGCATTCCACCACGTTCATAACTCATCTCAGAAGGTGAAGCTGCAGAAAGACCTGCAGCGCTACCTCACCAGGAAGATCGGCTTTGAGGCTGTCATGAGGATCAGGTGCACCAAAG GGTTGTCTATCCACACATTTCATGGCAACTTCTTTGTGCGTTCCACTGATTTGCTGTCTCTGGCGAACGTGAACCCGGATTCCGGCTTTGCCGTGCAGATGTCTATAGACGAGAGTTTGGCAGACACGTCTCTAGCATGCTTCCAGGCGGCTCTACTTTATACATCCAGTAAAG GCAAACGACGAATCAGAGTGCACACCTTGTGTCTGCCGGTGGTGAATCAGGTCAGTGATCTCTTCGCTGGGGCGGATGTTCAAGCCATCACCTGCCTGCTCGCCAACATGG CCGTTGACCGCTCTGTCTCCTCCAGTCTGTCGGATGCTCGGGATGCACTGGTGAATGCGGTGGTAGATTCATTAGAAGCGTTCCGCACTAACGGATCCAATCTGCAGCCAGCTGGTCTCATCGCTCCTGCAGGCCTCCGCCTCTTCCCTCTATATGTGCTTGCTCTGCTCAAACAG AAAGCGCTGCGAACAGGGGTCAGCACACGGCTGGACGAGCGAGTGTTCTCCATGTGCGAGTTTAAGAGTCAGCCGCTGAGACACATGATGCGTATGGTCCACCCCGACCTGTACCGCATTGACAATCTGACTGAAGAg GGGGCGCTGCAGCTGAACGATCGGGTGATTCCCCAGCCTTCACTGCTGCAGCTCACAGCTGAAAAACTCACCAGAGAAGGAGCTTTCCTGATGGACTGTGGCAGC atgaTGTATCTCTGGGTGGGAAAGACCTGTAATGAGACATTCATACGTGACGTCCTGGGCTGCTCCAACTATGCTTCCATACCCAAcaacatg ACTGAGATTCCGGAGCTGGAGACTGCATCTTCAGTGAGAACCCGAGCCTTTGTGTCCTGGCTGCAGGAGTCGAGACCCTTTTCTGCTGCCCTCTATGTGCTGAA agATGACCCTTCTACAAAGAGCAATTTTTTCCAGCATTTGGTAGAGGATCGCTCCGAATCTGCATTGTCCTACTACGAGTTTTTGCTCCACATCCAGCAGCAGATGTCCAAATAG
- the si:ch1073-303k11.2 gene encoding LRRN4 C-terminal-like protein — translation MMFVSNYTLFLVVFLVDFLRAASVSPLGSRPPVTKTRILYIGDDDDYEETPQPSQNVGLTRLTTAQFPPRECEYDPCVVPDVPCSVLSAQTKCYCPGLTGPDQPPESPMLREVKPGSAGEVEVHWCAPLSRVTHYKVMTEDGEAHGSIYGEFTRNGTIKGLKAGSEVCVVAVNDAGDSIKSEKSCARFEPLKTSQLVLTSGIIAGCVGFLILLSLAVVLLWRRKSCRKSGTLDGEGLRNPSYTTNETL, via the coding sequence ATGATGTTTGTGTCAAACTACACACTCTTCCTGGTGGTCTTCTTAGTGGACTTCCTGAGGGCTGCATCTGTGAGTCCCTTAGGCTCTCGCCCTCCTGTCACAAAAACTCGTATTCTGTACATTGGAGATGATGATGACTATGAAGAAACCCCCCAGCCCTCCCAAAATGTTGGCCTTACTCGGTTAACCACTGCCCAGTTCCCGCCTCGAGAGTGTGAATATGACCCCTGTGTGGTTCCAGACGTGCCCTGCTCCGTTCTTTCTGCACAGACCAAGTGCTACTGTCCCGGGCTTACGGGTCCAGATCAGCCCCCTGAATCCCCAATGCTGCGGGAGGTCAAGCCGGGGTCCGCTGGGGAAGTGGAAGTCCATTGGTGTGCCCCACTCTCTAGAGTAACACACTACAAAGTGATGACCGAAGACGGAGAAGCCCATGGCTCCATCTATGGGGAGTTTACCCGCAATGGAACGATCAAGGGACTGAAGGCTGggtctgaagtgtgtgtggtggcCGTCAATGACGCTGGGGACAGCATAAAGTCTGAAAAGTCATGTGCCCGTTTTGAGCCTCTAAAGACAAGCCAGCTTGTTCTCACCTCTGGTATCATAGCTGGATGTGTCGGCTTTTTAATACTGCTCTCATTGGCTGTGGTGTTACTATGGAGACGGAAGTCTTGCAGGAAGAGTGGGACTTTGGATGGGGAGGGGCTCAGGAATCCCTCATACACCACCAATGAAACGCTGTGA